In the genome of Capra hircus breed San Clemente chromosome 5, ASM170441v1, whole genome shotgun sequence, one region contains:
- the GRASP gene encoding general receptor for phosphoinositides 1-associated scaffold protein, whose product MTLRRLRKLQQKEEAAATPDPAARAPDSEAAPAAPTPTPASGHPAAAAGPGTPGDELYAALEDYHPAELYRALAVSGGTLPRRKGSGFRWKNLSQSPEQQRKVLTLEKEENQTFGFELQTYGLHHREEQRVEMVTFVCRVHESSPAQLAGLTPGDTIASVNGLNVEGIRHREIVDIIKASGNVLRLETLYGTSIRKAELEARLQYLKQTLYEKWGEYRSLMVQEQRLVHGLVVKDPSIYDTLESVRSCLYGAGLLPGSLPFGPLLAAPGGSRGGARRTGGDSEDAVYHTCFFGGAEPPAPPPPPPPLARLPGPGAADAPAPGSRAMLSRSASVRCAGPGGGGGGAPGALWTEAREQALCGPGLRKTKYRSFRRRLLKFIPGLNRSLEEEESQL is encoded by the exons ATGACCCTTCGCCGACTCAGGAAGCTGCAGCAGAAAGAGGAGGCGGCGGCCACCCCAGACCCCGCCGCTCGGGCTCCTGACTCGGAAGCCGCTCCCGCCGCTCCGACCCCGACCCCGGCCTCGGGCCACCCTGCTGCAGCCGCCGGCCCTGGGACCCCCGGGGACGAGCTGTACGCAGCGCTGGAGGACTACCACCCCGCCGAGCTGTATCGCGCGCTCGCGGTGTCCGGGGGCACCCTACCCCGCCGAAAG GGCTCAGGATTCCGCTGGAAGAACCTCAGCCAGAGTCCTGAACAGCAGCG gaaAGTGCTGACTTTGGAGAAGGAGGAGAACCAGACCTTTGGCTTTGAGCTCCAG ACTTATGGCCTTCACCACCGAGAAGAACAGCGCGTGGAGATGGTGACCTTTGTCTGCCGGGTTCATGAATCCAGCCCTGCCCAGCTGGCGGGGCTCACACCAG GGGATACCATTGCCAGCGTCAACGGCCTGAACGTGGAAGGCATCCGACATCGGGAGATTGTCGACATCATTAAGGCATCTGGCAACGTTCTCAG ACTGGAAACTCTGTACGGGACATCAATTAGGAAGGCAGAACTGGAGGCTCGTCTACAGTACCTGAAG CAAACCCTGTATGAGAAGTGGGGAGAATACAGGTCCCTGATGGTGCAGGAGCAGCGGCTGGTGCATG GTCTCGTGGTGAAGGACCCGAGTATCTATGACACGCTGGAGTCGGTGCGCTCCTGCCTGTACGGCGCGGGCCTGCTCCCGGGCTCGCTGCCCTTCGGGCCTCTGCTGGCCGCCCCGGGAGGCTCCCGCGGGGGAGCGCGGCGGACCGGGGGCGACTCGGAAGATGCTGTCTACCACACGTGCTTCTTCGGGGGCGCTGAGCCGCCTgcacccccgccgccgccgccgcccctcgCGCGCCTGCCGGGACCGGGCGCGGCCGACGCTCCGGCCCCGGGGTCCCGAGCGATGCTGAGCCGCAGCGCCAGCGTGCGGTGCGCGGGccccgggggcggcggcggcggcgcgccgGGCGCGCTCTGGACTGAGGCTCGCGAGCAGGCCCTGTGCGGCCCCGGCCTGCGCAAAACCAAGTACCGCAGCTTCCGCCGGCGGCTGCTCAAGTTCATCCCCGGACTCAAtcgctccctggaggaggaggagagccagctgtag